TCATTACGGTGATAGCCTGGTTTTCAACCCGGCACTTGGAGATGTTGCCCAATTCGTTACAAACTATGGTGGAAGGTATTGTCGCGACTATTGATGACGCCATAATTGCTGTTGCGCCTGAGCATGGTCGGCAAATAATGCCTTTTATCGCTTCCCTTTGGCTGTTTCTGATTATTGCCAATCTGGTAGGTTTAATTCCCGGTCTGGATTCGCCTACTCGTGATCTTTCGGTAACTTCGGCACTGGCTGTTTTAGTCTTTTTTTCGGTACACTGGTTTGGTATAAAAACACTGGGATTAAAAAATTACCTGCATCATTACCTGACACCCAGCCCGATTTTGCTGCCTTTTCATATTATTAGTGAATTTACCCGTACTCTGGCGCTGGCAATTCGGTTATTTGGCAATATGATGAGTCTGGAAATGGCTGCGATGTTGATTTTACTGGTGGCCGGCTTTCTCGCACCGATTCCCATTTTGATGTTACATATTATTGAAGCGTTGGTACAGGCCTATATCTTCGGTATGCTGGCACTTATTTATTTGGCAGGAGCCATGCAATCCCAACAACTTAATTCACCGGAGTAAATTATGACTGATATCGCCTTGATCGTTTTGGGTTCCAGCGTTGCGGCAATTATCGGTATCGCTTTGGGGGTCATGTTACCTGCGTTGGCGATGGGTAAAGCCATCAGTAGTGCGCTTGATGCCTTATCCCGGCAACCGGAATCCGAACGTTCAATTATGCGTACCTTATTTATCGGCTTGGCCATGATTGAATCACTGGCGATTTATTGCCTGGTGATTATCTTGATTGTCTTGTTCAGAAATCCATTGCTTGAATATATTTTTAAATAAAGATACAAGGCAAAAGGCAAAGAGTGACCGTTGGAAATCAGATTTTTACCTTTAGCCTGTTCTTCGTGCAGTCGTTCGTGGTGAAAAATTTTTTATTCAATACTTAAAGTCTATGGAATTTAATTTATCCACCTTTATCCTTGAAATTATCAATTTTCTGATTCTGATCTGGATTTTGCAACGCCTTTTTTATAAACCTTTGCTGGCAGTTATTGCCAGGCGTAAGCAATTTATTGATCAAGCACTTGCCGATGCAAAAATGCTGCAACAGCAGGCAGAAGAACAGCACAGCCTTTATGAAAATCGCCAAAAGCTGTGGGAGCAGGAAAAACAAGCGGCTTTTACTGCTTTGCATCAGCAAATTGACGTCGAGAGAAAAGCGCAAATGGTTCAGCTGAATAATGATCTTGAGCAGGAGCGGCAAAAAAATAAGGTAACGCTCCAGCGTCAGCAGCAAGAACTTCAACGTCAAGCCGAAAAGCAGGCATTACAAAATGGTGCCCGCTTTGCCGGAATGCTGCTAAAAAGATCAGCCAGTCCTGAGTTGGAGGCACGCTTATTTTTCTTGTTATTAGATAACTTAAAGACGTTACCGGCAGCCTGTACCTTGTGTCTGCAATTATTGGGAACCAAAAAATCGGTGCCGATTAAAATAACCAGCGCCTATCCTTTAACGGCTGATTTGCGGTTACCGTTGGAACAAAAGCTGGGCTTGTTAATTAACAGTCCAATTAATTTTCAATATCATCAGGATGCAGAGTTGATCGCCGGGGTGCGAATGGATATAGGCGCTTGGGTCTTAAACGTCAACCTGCAACATGAGCTGATTGGTTTTGCTGAGATTGCCAATGACGCTGAGTAAACCGGAAACTTTTGGCAGTCTGTTGGATAAGCAGGCAGATTGGCTGGTTAACTATCAGTTGGGGTTGCGTGTTACTGAACAAGGTACTGTGGTTGCCGTCGGTGACGGGATTAGTTGGATTAAGGGTTTGCCATCAGCGGCTATCGAAGACATTCTGATTTTTGCCGATGGTAGTCGAGGAATGGTGTTTGATCTTAACCGTGACAGAATCGGTGCTATTTTATTGTATGAAACCGAAACCCTGACGTCAGGTACGACTGTTTTTCTTGCCCGACACTCGCTCAGTATACCGGTCGGCGATGAGTTTTTAGGCCGGATTATTGATCCGTTGGGAACACCGCTGGATGGTCTGCCATCACCAACCCCGGTAGGTCGTGAAAATCTGGAAAAAGGCTCGCCGGCCATTATTGCCCGGAATTTTGTTAATAAACCGCT
Above is a window of Methylobacter sp. S3L5C DNA encoding:
- a CDS encoding ATP F0F1 synthase subunit C (produces ATP from ADP in the presence of a proton gradient across the membrane; subunit C is part of the membrane proton channel F0), whose protein sequence is MTDIALIVLGSSVAAIIGIALGVMLPALAMGKAISSALDALSRQPESERSIMRTLFIGLAMIESLAIYCLVIILIVLFRNPLLEYIFK
- a CDS encoding F0F1 ATP synthase subunit delta — encoded protein: MEFNLSTFILEIINFLILIWILQRLFYKPLLAVIARRKQFIDQALADAKMLQQQAEEQHSLYENRQKLWEQEKQAAFTALHQQIDVERKAQMVQLNNDLEQERQKNKVTLQRQQQELQRQAEKQALQNGARFAGMLLKRSASPELEARLFFLLLDNLKTLPAACTLCLQLLGTKKSVPIKITSAYPLTADLRLPLEQKLGLLINSPINFQYHQDAELIAGVRMDIGAWVLNVNLQHELIGFAEIANDAE
- a CDS encoding F0F1 ATP synthase subunit A, with amino-acid sequence MDHEFSFVLGPVVIGASIITTWGIMGVITVIAWFSTRHLEMLPNSLQTMVEGIVATIDDAIIAVAPEHGRQIMPFIASLWLFLIIANLVGLIPGLDSPTRDLSVTSALAVLVFFSVHWFGIKTLGLKNYLHHYLTPSPILLPFHIISEFTRTLALAIRLFGNMMSLEMAAMLILLVAGFLAPIPILMLHIIEALVQAYIFGMLALIYLAGAMQSQQLNSPE